The following coding sequences lie in one Flavobacterium cyclinae genomic window:
- a CDS encoding outer membrane beta-barrel family protein, translated as MNKKIIIATLTLLLSLTTFAQRPEGKKVTISGRVMEKGTDFPLEYATIVFENMTTKQLSGGITDENGNFKFEINAGKYNARVEFISFKTVAIQQKDFTSDTNLGVIELAPDVAQLNEVEVIAEKSTVEIKLDKRVYNVGKDMMVKGGTVSDVLDNVPSVTVDAEGTVALRGNENVKILIDGRPSGLAGINIADALKLLPADAVEKVEVITNPSARYDAEGGGGIINIILRKGKANGVNGSLMVNAGDPETYGTSVSLNKKSEAYNLFSNFGYNYRNNPGNTLVDSEYFNNDGTTNRFINERRTNDRLSEGYNANFGIDLNLSKSLTWTNALTFRENRGKNPDNVFFYNFDAASNPTFTRNRFNDQNSDEFSIEYASNFVKKFKKEDHKLTVDIAISQNRENQFATISDQIIGDPSTLVLENTSNINTQQRNLLQTDYVLPIGKNGRFEAGYRGSFLNNLTDFTVTPDNSNFSNTLEYVENVNALYTQYGSKINKFSYFFGIRFEDSNIEVNSISENDYNTKKYNNFFPSATLNYEFSQSSSLSLSYSKRINRPRGRFLNPVSSLSSNINIFQGNPDLDPSLTDAVDLGYLKRWNKLTFNTSAYINITNDSFQFIRKESGLFVEGVPVILSTPINLAREYRAGFEFNLNYTPYKWWRLNGNFNAFRNETQGDYSYVDYVGNTVIQNFDNVALTWFARINSKITLPYKIDWQTNGTYNAPQSNAQGRSLGVASMNLAFSKDILKDKATIALNVSDVFNSRKRIMETNIPNVVNSYSEMQWRQRQVMMTFTYRFNKQKNEKDRQPRREDNGGEGDFMGRP; from the coding sequence ATGAACAAGAAAATTATTATTGCTACACTCACATTACTATTAAGTTTAACCACATTTGCTCAACGTCCAGAAGGTAAAAAAGTTACTATTTCGGGTAGAGTAATGGAAAAAGGAACTGATTTTCCTTTAGAATATGCTACTATTGTTTTTGAAAATATGACTACCAAACAACTTTCTGGTGGTATTACTGATGAAAATGGAAATTTTAAATTTGAAATCAATGCTGGTAAATATAACGCTAGAGTTGAATTTATTTCCTTTAAAACCGTAGCAATTCAACAGAAAGATTTTACTTCTGATACTAACTTAGGAGTAATTGAATTAGCACCAGATGTTGCTCAATTGAATGAGGTTGAAGTAATTGCTGAAAAATCTACTGTAGAAATCAAACTTGACAAGCGTGTTTACAACGTGGGTAAAGATATGATGGTTAAAGGTGGAACTGTTAGTGATGTTTTAGATAATGTTCCATCAGTAACTGTTGATGCAGAAGGAACAGTAGCTCTTAGAGGAAATGAAAACGTTAAAATATTAATTGATGGAAGACCTTCTGGCTTAGCCGGAATCAATATTGCAGATGCGCTTAAATTATTACCCGCTGATGCTGTAGAAAAAGTTGAAGTTATTACGAATCCTTCTGCTCGTTATGATGCTGAAGGTGGTGGAGGTATTATTAATATCATTCTTAGAAAAGGGAAAGCTAACGGAGTAAATGGTTCTCTTATGGTAAATGCAGGTGACCCTGAAACTTATGGAACTAGTGTTAGTTTAAACAAAAAGAGTGAAGCTTATAATTTGTTTTCAAATTTTGGTTACAATTACAGAAATAATCCAGGGAACACTTTAGTAGATTCTGAGTACTTTAATAACGATGGAACTACTAATCGTTTTATTAACGAAAGAAGAACTAACGACAGATTAAGTGAAGGTTATAATGCTAATTTTGGAATTGATTTAAATTTATCTAAATCTTTAACTTGGACTAATGCTTTGACTTTTAGAGAAAATAGAGGTAAAAATCCTGACAATGTTTTTTTCTATAATTTTGATGCTGCTTCTAATCCTACTTTTACAAGAAACCGTTTTAATGATCAAAATAGCGATGAATTTAGTATTGAATATGCCTCAAATTTTGTAAAAAAATTCAAAAAAGAAGATCACAAATTAACAGTAGATATTGCTATTTCGCAGAATAGAGAAAATCAATTTGCTACAATTTCCGATCAAATTATTGGAGATCCAAGTACACTAGTTTTAGAAAACACTAGTAATATTAATACGCAACAACGTAATTTACTTCAAACTGATTATGTATTACCGATTGGTAAAAATGGCCGTTTTGAAGCAGGATATAGAGGTAGTTTTTTAAACAACTTAACTGATTTTACTGTTACACCTGACAATTCAAATTTTTCAAACACACTTGAATACGTTGAAAATGTAAATGCTCTTTACACGCAATATGGTTCAAAAATTAATAAATTCTCTTATTTCTTTGGTATTCGTTTTGAGGATAGTAATATTGAAGTTAATTCAATATCTGAAAACGATTATAACACAAAAAAATACAACAACTTTTTCCCTTCTGCAACTTTAAATTATGAATTTTCACAATCAAGTTCTTTAAGTTTAAGTTACAGTAAAAGAATCAATCGTCCAAGAGGTCGCTTTTTAAATCCTGTTTCATCATTATCTAGTAATATTAACATATTTCAAGGTAATCCTGATTTAGATCCGTCATTAACCGACGCTGTTGATTTAGGGTATTTAAAAAGATGGAATAAACTAACTTTTAATACTTCGGCATATATTAATATTACTAATGATTCGTTCCAATTTATTAGAAAAGAATCAGGATTGTTTGTTGAAGGTGTTCCTGTAATTTTAAGTACTCCTATTAACTTAGCGAGAGAATATAGAGCTGGATTTGAATTTAACTTGAATTATACACCTTACAAATGGTGGAGATTAAATGGAAACTTTAATGCATTTAGAAATGAAACTCAAGGTGATTATAGTTATGTAGATTATGTAGGTAATACTGTTATTCAAAACTTTGATAATGTAGCATTAACATGGTTTGCTAGAATAAATTCTAAAATAACATTACCATATAAAATTGATTGGCAAACAAACGGAACTTATAATGCTCCTCAATCAAATGCACAAGGACGTTCATTAGGTGTTGCATCTATGAATTTAGCTTTCAGTAAAGACATACTAAAAGATAAAGCTACAATTGCTTTAAATGTGAGTGATGTCTTTAACTCGAGAAAAAGAATCATGGAAACTAATATTCCTAATGTAGTAAATTCGTATAGCGAAATGCAATGGAGACAAAGACAAGTTATGATGACATTTACTTATCGTTTTAACAAACAGAAAAACGAAAAAGATAGACAACCTCGTAGAGAAGATAATGGTGGTGAAGGCGATTTTATGGGAAGACCCTAA
- the arsC gene encoding arsenate reductase (glutaredoxin) (This arsenate reductase requires both glutathione and glutaredoxin to convert arsenate to arsenite, after which the efflux transporter formed by ArsA and ArsB can extrude the arsenite from the cell, providing resistance.) has product MITIYHNPRCTKSREGLCEIENLNQPFKIRKYLEEPFTESELKEVIKKLNIQPIELVRTKESIWVENYKGKELSDDQIIKAMLENPKLIERPIIVNGNKAIIARPKEKINEIL; this is encoded by the coding sequence ATGATAACCATTTACCATAACCCAAGATGCACTAAATCAAGAGAAGGTTTGTGCGAAATTGAAAACTTAAACCAACCTTTTAAAATTCGAAAATATTTAGAGGAACCTTTTACTGAATCGGAACTAAAAGAAGTTATAAAAAAATTGAATATACAACCCATAGAGTTGGTTAGAACAAAAGAATCGATTTGGGTAGAAAACTACAAAGGAAAAGAACTCAGCGATGATCAAATAATAAAAGCAATGTTAGAAAACCCTAAGTTAATTGAACGTCCAATCATTGTTAATGGTAATAAAGCAATTATTGCAAGACCAAAAGAAAAGATTAACGAAATCCTTTAG
- a CDS encoding CPBP family intramembrane glutamic endopeptidase, with protein MFIAQGLKKQGDFWKYLLGSLIVFIASVVGQVPLLIAILVKSITSNKIPSGESDLYKMFDSNLLLFLILISFLFALIGLYFVVIKMHNQSFISIITSRNKMDWKRVFFAFGIWALFSSSMIVISYFINPSEIKLQFNLIPFLILMVITLVLMPIQTSTEELVFRGYLMQGFFNLAKNKWFPLVMTSVIFGTMHIFNPEVQKMGYLVLIYYIGTGLFLGIITLMDEGTELALGFHAANNMIAALLITSDFTVFQTYSVFKDLSEPSLDYEAFLPVFVIYPILIYLFSKVYKWKNWKEKLTGSLIVENNSNDSTL; from the coding sequence ATGTTTATAGCACAAGGGTTAAAAAAGCAAGGTGATTTTTGGAAATATTTACTAGGTTCTTTAATTGTTTTTATTGCGTCTGTAGTTGGACAAGTTCCTTTATTAATAGCAATTTTGGTTAAAAGCATTACTTCAAATAAAATACCATCAGGAGAAAGTGATTTGTATAAAATGTTTGATTCAAATTTACTACTGTTTTTAATTTTAATATCGTTTCTTTTTGCTCTAATTGGCTTATATTTCGTAGTAATTAAAATGCATAATCAGTCTTTTATTTCAATTATTACTTCAAGAAATAAAATGGATTGGAAACGTGTATTTTTTGCTTTTGGTATTTGGGCCTTGTTTTCTTCTTCAATGATTGTAATTTCGTATTTTATAAATCCCTCAGAAATTAAGCTTCAATTTAACTTGATACCATTTTTAATCTTAATGGTAATAACGTTGGTCTTAATGCCTATTCAAACCAGTACAGAAGAATTAGTTTTTAGAGGGTATTTAATGCAAGGTTTTTTTAATTTGGCAAAGAACAAATGGTTTCCATTAGTAATGACATCAGTAATTTTTGGAACCATGCATATTTTTAATCCTGAAGTTCAAAAAATGGGTTATTTAGTTTTAATATACTACATAGGTACTGGACTTTTTTTAGGGATAATTACTTTAATGGATGAAGGAACAGAATTAGCTTTAGGTTTTCATGCTGCAAATAATATGATAGCTGCTTTGTTAATAACATCTGATTTTACTGTTTTTCAAACGTATTCTGTATTTAAAGATTTATCAGAACCCTCTTTAGATTATGAAGCATTTTTACCCGTTTTTGTAATATATCCCATTTTAATTTACTTATTTTCCAAAGTGTATAAATGGAAGAATTGGAAAGAAAAGTTAACAGGTAGTTTAATTGTAGAAAATAATTCCAATGATTCCACATTATAA
- a CDS encoding AMP-binding protein — MIPHYKNIHNRFKINNFHFDKDALYQLAYTLIKEGQEHEKDLGVFLLDWLDDKETIQLTTSGTTGTPKTITIKKQSMVHSAIATGNYFNLHPQDKALLCLPARYIAGKMMIVRAMMLGLELEIMPPTSHLDDLLSHKNYDFVAIVPLQAENSLEKLSQFKKIIIGGAKVSDDLANKLKEIKSDIYETYGMTETITHIAAKKIGENCFATLEHVVISQDDRNCLVIDVPSISEEQIVTNDIVEILDERHFKWIGRYDNVINSGGIKLFPEQIEAKLMSEITNRFFIAGLPDAVLGTKVTLVMEGDPMDIDSKIFEKLDKFEKPKDIIFTPKFVETDTKKISRVKTIEQLLKTKED, encoded by the coding sequence ATGATTCCACATTATAAAAACATTCACAATCGTTTTAAAATAAATAATTTTCATTTTGATAAAGATGCCTTGTATCAATTAGCTTATACGCTTATTAAAGAAGGTCAAGAACACGAAAAAGACTTGGGTGTTTTTTTGTTGGATTGGTTAGATGATAAAGAAACCATTCAATTAACTACATCAGGAACAACGGGAACTCCAAAAACTATCACTATTAAGAAACAGTCAATGGTACATTCGGCTATTGCAACTGGCAATTACTTTAATTTACATCCTCAAGATAAAGCTTTATTATGTTTGCCAGCTCGTTATATTGCCGGAAAAATGATGATTGTAAGAGCTATGATGTTGGGACTAGAATTAGAAATCATGCCTCCAACATCGCATTTAGATGATTTATTATCTCATAAGAATTATGATTTTGTTGCCATTGTTCCGCTTCAAGCAGAGAATAGTTTAGAGAAGTTATCTCAATTTAAAAAAATTATTATTGGGGGAGCAAAAGTATCTGATGATTTAGCAAATAAGTTAAAAGAAATAAAATCAGATATCTATGAAACGTATGGAATGACCGAAACCATAACACATATAGCTGCAAAAAAGATAGGAGAGAACTGTTTTGCTACCTTAGAACATGTTGTTATTTCTCAAGATGATAGAAATTGTTTAGTTATTGATGTTCCTAGTATTTCAGAGGAACAAATTGTGACAAACGATATTGTAGAAATCTTAGATGAGAGACACTTCAAATGGATTGGCAGATATGATAATGTGATTAATAGTGGTGGAATTAAATTATTTCCAGAGCAAATTGAAGCTAAATTGATGTCAGAAATAACAAATAGATTTTTCATAGCGGGATTACCAGATGCAGTATTAGGAACAAAAGTAACATTAGTTATGGAAGGAGATCCAATGGATATTGATTCAAAAATTTTTGAAAAATTGGACAAGTTTGAAAAACCAAAAGATATAATTTTTACACCAAAATTTGTAGAGACTGATACTAAAAAAATAAGTAGAGTTAAAACAATAGAACAACTATTAAAAACAAAAGAAGACTAA
- a CDS encoding M1 family metallopeptidase: MKNYTLKSLLLISLTFLSIDQIHAQFSRRDSLQGGLRIERTCFDVKRYDLNITINPEQKSITGFNEITFEVFIPTQKIQLDLFDNMKVDSIVWNSKQLKYDRDFDAVFIDFPEKLTSKSQHKLKFYYSGNPKIARNAPWDGGFVFKKDSNGKDFIGVAVQGTGASLWYPVKDSQSDEPDNGASIKVAVPNGLMNVSNGRLLGFKDLKNGYTRWDWEVKNPINNYTITVNIADYVHIQDKMPDLDLDYYVLRENEAKAREHFAEVKPMMECFQSKFGRYPFWEDGYKLVETPYLGMEHQSAVAYGNKYKKGYMGFDLSGTGVGMFFDYITIHETGHEWFGNSITSMDIADMWIHEGFTTYSETVFIECIKGYEDAMKYVNGQAKNVRNDRPIIGQYGVNNEGSGDMYYKGSLLLNTLRHIIADDEKWWKILYDYTETFKKKIITSDTVIDYFNKASGMNLTPVFRQYLYTNQLPIFIYKVKGDYLYYYWDNVSEEFNMPIDIGFEDSKIRLYPTLKEQKIKLKKLSKKSFLIYDNQFYVKIKEDN, encoded by the coding sequence ATGAAAAACTACACATTAAAATCGTTATTATTAATTAGCTTAACATTTTTAAGCATTGATCAAATTCATGCCCAATTTTCACGAAGAGATTCATTACAAGGTGGATTAAGAATTGAGCGAACTTGTTTTGATGTAAAAAGATATGATTTAAATATTACTATCAATCCTGAACAAAAAAGCATTACTGGATTCAATGAAATTACGTTTGAAGTTTTCATTCCTACACAAAAAATTCAATTGGATTTATTTGATAACATGAAAGTGGATTCTATTGTTTGGAATTCAAAACAATTAAAATATGATAGAGATTTTGATGCCGTATTTATAGATTTCCCTGAAAAATTAACTTCTAAATCCCAACATAAATTAAAATTCTATTACTCTGGAAATCCTAAAATTGCCAGAAATGCGCCTTGGGATGGTGGATTTGTCTTCAAAAAAGATAGTAATGGAAAAGATTTTATTGGAGTTGCAGTTCAAGGAACGGGAGCAAGTTTATGGTATCCAGTAAAAGATTCTCAATCAGATGAACCCGATAATGGTGCTTCTATAAAAGTTGCAGTTCCTAACGGATTAATGAATGTTTCAAATGGGCGTTTGTTAGGTTTCAAAGATTTAAAAAACGGTTATACACGATGGGATTGGGAAGTAAAAAATCCAATTAATAATTATACGATTACGGTAAATATTGCCGATTATGTCCACATTCAGGATAAAATGCCTGATTTGGATTTAGATTATTATGTATTAAGAGAAAATGAAGCAAAAGCGCGTGAACATTTTGCTGAAGTTAAACCTATGATGGAATGTTTTCAGTCGAAATTTGGTCGTTATCCGTTTTGGGAAGATGGGTATAAATTAGTTGAAACGCCTTATTTAGGAATGGAACACCAAAGTGCCGTTGCTTATGGAAATAAGTACAAAAAAGGATACATGGGATTTGACTTATCAGGAACTGGCGTAGGCATGTTTTTCGATTATATTACGATTCATGAAACTGGTCACGAATGGTTTGGAAATAGCATTACCAGCATGGATATTGCCGACATGTGGATTCATGAAGGGTTTACAACGTATTCAGAAACTGTTTTCATCGAATGCATTAAAGGATATGAAGACGCAATGAAATATGTAAATGGACAGGCTAAAAATGTTAGAAACGACCGTCCTATAATTGGGCAATATGGTGTTAATAATGAAGGTTCTGGTGATATGTATTATAAAGGGTCATTACTTTTAAACACTTTGAGACATATAATTGCAGATGATGAAAAATGGTGGAAAATACTTTATGATTATACCGAAACTTTTAAAAAGAAAATAATCACTTCAGATACTGTAATTGATTATTTTAACAAAGCTTCTGGAATGAACTTAACTCCTGTTTTTAGACAATATTTATACACCAATCAACTTCCAATATTTATTTATAAAGTTAAAGGCGATTATTTATACTATTATTGGGATAATGTATCAGAAGAATTTAATATGCCAATTGATATTGGATTTGAAGATTCTAAAATAAGATTATATCCTACCTTAAAAGAACAAAAAATTAAACTGAAGAAATTAAGCAAGAAAAGTTTTCTAATCTATGACAATCAGTTTTATGTAAAAATAAAAGAAGACAATTAG
- a CDS encoding PAS domain S-box protein, translating into MPISSAKNFQDKFEITSISIDKLEKNISNVLNLVFNNESCFALSFQVQIEDKLLSIKKGDFDLNVNSQNYTNRLNEVKSLKVSQTYQERINDDFSNITIYPIVITNSELIGTLALIYDDQLSKEAMDTCLQLVESHIELFENTIQLKREVINQNKQLESFIENSKEILYELNHLGEILYLSDSWEAATGYTIEESLGKITAEYLHPDDIESVGEFLSKLVPNEKCNESVTYRIKHKKGHYIWHSSDVKLIERDNTLYFIGNCRDVMDFIKSQEEITKQKEFYGKILDRLPIDLGVWDENHRYLFLNREAIKNDELRNFIIGKDDFEYAKHTGRDDGFAKSRRGKFLKALENKEIVEWEDQINDLNGNQRFFIRKFIPIYNSDGQFEMMTGYGIDVTESKKINEEILKSRQLTTSVIQNAAVGIIVQGPQSEFLEYNKSACEMLGLTEDQMIGKSSFHPHWKVVHLDGSEFKAEEHPVPQVIKNLIPVKNVTMGVHRPLTNDLVWLLVDAIPVFNNKKELLYVICTFNDITARKKAEDALIESNERFKYASEATSDALWDWDIETNKIFVGESYNLLFGYQFDNNVIPGEFCESLVHPEDKEDYENSIENAFIENKQKWSHEYRYLKSDGTYAFVSDKAIIIRDENGNPVRMIGAMQNITQEKLLKYELQQSEERFKGAFNNSSFGSALVSLNGNWIVVNNRMTEILGYTKEEFKELSFVQFTHKDDLEIDLAYKKQMDEGEISYFHFEKRFIHKNQSLVWVHLSVSTVKDSNGNVQYYVAQVVDISERKRMEEENRLLVEENNRNKAQQLMEAKNWYRLLADNTIDLVCLHNLDSSFKYVSPSIKNLLGYTPEDLIGKYPADLIHPEDLEKFKSQIGTIINKNKRISEQVRLINSNGEYQWFETNATLVYENNVPVSYQSSTRDITQRKKAEKIIEDTLIQERQLNELRTNLVSTISHEFRTPMTTIRTSAELIAMYIENSNFEKTPQVEKRLETITKEIDRIVELMDAVLTISKDDADKTSFNPVICNLKEICLDVIETSFAHQKDNRSVEVFFESSIFTIYADANLIKYTLFNLLSNAFKYSVGFGNVKLNLKEKDENIIVEVIDNGIGIPEEDQPKLFNTFFRASNSNGIQGTGLGLYIIKTFTEKNSGSVMLESQLGKGTKVTLEFPLFKNE; encoded by the coding sequence ATGCCAATCTCTAGTGCTAAAAATTTTCAAGATAAATTTGAAATAACTTCAATATCAATAGATAAGCTAGAAAAAAATATTTCAAATGTTTTAAATCTTGTTTTTAACAATGAATCTTGTTTTGCTCTTTCATTTCAGGTTCAAATCGAAGACAAATTACTTTCTATTAAAAAAGGTGATTTTGATTTAAATGTTAACTCTCAAAATTATACAAATAGACTAAACGAAGTAAAATCGCTCAAAGTATCTCAAACTTATCAAGAACGAATAAATGACGATTTTAGCAATATTACTATTTATCCAATTGTAATTACTAATTCAGAATTAATAGGGACTTTAGCTTTAATTTACGATGATCAACTTTCTAAAGAAGCGATGGATACTTGCTTACAGTTGGTTGAAAGTCATATTGAATTATTTGAAAATACAATTCAACTTAAAAGAGAAGTAATCAATCAAAACAAACAATTAGAATCTTTTATTGAGAATTCTAAGGAAATTCTTTACGAGCTTAATCATTTAGGGGAAATACTATATTTATCTGATAGTTGGGAAGCCGCAACAGGTTATACTATAGAAGAATCATTGGGAAAAATTACAGCTGAATATTTACATCCAGATGATATTGAAAGTGTAGGCGAGTTTCTAAGTAAGTTGGTTCCTAATGAGAAATGTAATGAATCGGTAACCTATAGAATTAAGCATAAAAAAGGGCATTACATTTGGCATTCATCCGATGTAAAATTAATTGAACGAGATAATACGTTATACTTTATTGGTAACTGTAGAGATGTAATGGATTTTATAAAATCGCAAGAAGAAATTACAAAGCAAAAAGAGTTTTATGGTAAAATTTTAGATAGACTTCCAATTGATTTAGGGGTTTGGGATGAAAATCATCGGTATTTATTTTTAAATCGTGAAGCTATTAAAAATGATGAATTACGAAATTTTATTATAGGTAAAGATGATTTTGAATATGCAAAACATACGGGAAGAGATGATGGTTTTGCAAAAAGTAGAAGAGGAAAATTTTTAAAAGCTTTAGAAAATAAAGAAATTGTCGAGTGGGAGGATCAAATTAATGACCTGAATGGAAATCAACGTTTTTTTATAAGAAAATTTATTCCCATTTATAATAGTGATGGTCAGTTTGAAATGATGACTGGATATGGTATTGATGTCACAGAAAGTAAAAAAATTAATGAAGAAATATTAAAAAGTCGTCAGTTAACTACAAGTGTAATTCAAAATGCTGCAGTAGGTATTATTGTTCAAGGTCCACAGTCTGAATTCTTAGAATATAATAAATCGGCTTGTGAAATGCTTGGTTTAACAGAAGACCAAATGATAGGAAAATCTTCTTTTCATCCGCATTGGAAAGTAGTTCATTTAGATGGTTCTGAATTTAAAGCAGAAGAACATCCGGTTCCACAAGTAATAAAAAATTTAATTCCTGTAAAAAATGTTACAATGGGAGTTCATCGCCCATTGACAAATGATTTAGTTTGGTTGTTGGTAGATGCAATTCCTGTTTTTAATAATAAAAAAGAATTGCTTTATGTTATTTGTACTTTTAATGACATAACGGCCAGAAAAAAAGCGGAAGATGCATTAATTGAAAGTAATGAACGATTTAAGTATGCTAGTGAAGCTACATCTGATGCATTATGGGATTGGGATATAGAAACTAATAAAATATTTGTTGGCGAAAGTTATAATTTACTTTTTGGTTACCAATTTGATAACAATGTAATTCCTGGTGAATTTTGTGAATCTTTAGTTCACCCCGAAGACAAAGAAGATTACGAAAATTCTATAGAAAATGCATTCATTGAAAATAAACAAAAATGGTCGCATGAATATCGTTATTTAAAAAGTGATGGTACTTATGCTTTTGTTAGTGATAAAGCCATTATTATTAGAGATGAAAATGGGAATCCCGTTAGAATGATTGGAGCCATGCAAAATATTACTCAAGAAAAGTTACTGAAATACGAGTTACAACAAAGTGAAGAACGTTTTAAAGGGGCTTTTAACAATTCTTCATTTGGTTCCGCATTGGTGAGTTTAAATGGAAATTGGATTGTAGTAAACAATAGAATGACAGAAATTCTAGGATATACAAAAGAAGAATTTAAAGAACTTTCATTTGTACAATTTACTCATAAAGATGATCTTGAGATTGATTTGGCGTATAAAAAACAAATGGACGAAGGTGAAATCTCGTACTTTCATTTTGAAAAGCGTTTTATTCACAAAAATCAATCCTTAGTTTGGGTACATTTATCGGTTTCTACTGTTAAAGATAGTAATGGTAATGTTCAATATTATGTGGCTCAGGTTGTTGATATTTCTGAACGTAAACGAATGGAAGAGGAAAACCGATTACTTGTAGAAGAAAACAATAGGAATAAAGCCCAACAGTTGATGGAAGCTAAAAACTGGTATCGTTTACTAGCTGATAATACTATTGATTTAGTTTGCTTACATAACTTAGATTCTAGTTTTAAATATGTTTCACCATCTATAAAAAATCTTTTGGGCTACACTCCAGAAGATTTAATTGGTAAATATCCTGCTGATTTGATTCATCCAGAAGATTTAGAAAAATTTAAAAGTCAGATTGGTACTATAATCAATAAAAACAAACGAATTTCTGAACAAGTTAGATTAATTAATAGTAATGGCGAGTATCAATGGTTTGAAACTAATGCAACTTTGGTTTATGAAAATAATGTTCCAGTAAGTTATCAATCAAGTACTCGTGATATAACACAACGAAAAAAAGCAGAAAAAATCATTGAAGATACATTAATTCAAGAGCGTCAATTAAACGAATTAAGAACAAATTTAGTTTCAACTATTTCGCATGAATTTAGAACTCCTATGACAACCATTCGCACAAGTGCTGAATTGATTGCGATGTATATAGAAAACAGTAATTTTGAAAAAACACCACAAGTAGAAAAACGTTTAGAAACAATAACAAAAGAAATTGATCGAATTGTTGAACTAATGGATGCAGTTTTGACTATTTCTAAAGATGATGCCGATAAAACAAGTTTTAATCCTGTAATTTGTAATCTAAAAGAAATTTGTTTAGATGTTATAGAGACAAGTTTTGCGCATCAAAAAGATAATCGTAGTGTAGAAGTATTTTTTGAATCTTCAATTTTTACCATTTATGCGGATGCTAATTTAATTAAATACACTTTGTTTAATTTATTAAGCAATGCTTTTAAATATTCTGTTGGATTTGGAAATGTAAAATTAAATCTAAAAGAAAAAGATGAAAATATAATTGTAGAAGTGATTGATAATGGTATTGGAATCCCTGAGGAAGACCAGCCTAAATTATTTAATACTTTCTTTAGAGCTAGTAATTCTAATGGTATTCAAGGAACTGGGTTAGGATTATATATTATTAAAACGTTTACCGAGAAAAATTCGGGTTCTGTAATGCTTGAAAGTCAATTAGGAAAAGGAACTAAGGTTACTTTAGAGTTTCCATTGTTTAAAAATGAATAA
- a CDS encoding response regulator transcription factor, producing MKKILIIDDEVNLRETIAEMLVYVGFEVVLAQDGEEGIKKVEESNPDFIICDVMMPKLDGYGFMEYHVKSKYAAIPVILLSAKVEQKDEEYGLNLGVKAYVRKPFTFKDLIEKINLYS from the coding sequence ATGAAAAAAATATTAATTATTGATGATGAGGTTAATCTAAGAGAAACCATAGCAGAAATGCTAGTGTATGTTGGTTTTGAAGTTGTTTTAGCCCAAGATGGAGAGGAAGGAATAAAAAAAGTTGAAGAATCAAATCCCGATTTTATTATTTGTGATGTAATGATGCCTAAACTAGATGGTTATGGATTTATGGAATATCATGTAAAATCGAAATACGCTGCTATTCCTGTAATTTTACTTTCAGCAAAAGTGGAACAAAAAGATGAAGAGTATGGGCTCAACCTTGGGGTTAAAGCTTATGTTAGAAAACCTTTTACTTTTAAAGATTTAATTGAAAAAATCAATTTGTATTCCTAA